Proteins found in one Arthrobacter pascens genomic segment:
- a CDS encoding metal ABC transporter ATP-binding protein, translating into MNGPAILVENVTVHYGEVLALDSASLTLDAARICGLIGMNGSGKSTLFKVIMGMIKPDAGRVLIGGASPSKARKEGGIGYVPQSEDVDWQFPLSVRDVVMMGRYGHQGFTRRPSKADRAAVEEALDRVELGEYAGRQIGQLSGGQKKRAFVARGIAQGATMMLLDEPFAGVDKRSEATITRLLRELASDGCTILISTHDLHALPQLCDEAVLLMRRVLMHGAPEVVLQPENLAMAFGLDVLNRDLPEEKAAKHQRTGHARAESRG; encoded by the coding sequence GTGAACGGGCCGGCCATCCTCGTGGAGAACGTCACCGTCCACTACGGCGAGGTCCTGGCGCTTGATTCCGCATCCCTCACCCTGGATGCGGCCCGGATCTGCGGGCTGATCGGCATGAACGGTTCCGGAAAGTCCACCCTCTTCAAGGTGATCATGGGAATGATCAAGCCCGACGCCGGCCGCGTACTGATCGGCGGAGCGTCACCGTCCAAGGCCCGCAAGGAAGGCGGCATCGGTTACGTGCCGCAGAGTGAGGACGTTGACTGGCAGTTCCCGCTGTCCGTCCGCGACGTGGTCATGATGGGCCGCTACGGACACCAGGGGTTTACCCGCCGGCCGTCCAAGGCTGACCGCGCCGCCGTCGAGGAAGCGCTGGACCGGGTGGAACTAGGGGAGTATGCAGGCCGCCAGATCGGGCAGCTCTCCGGCGGGCAGAAGAAGCGCGCCTTTGTGGCCCGCGGGATTGCCCAGGGCGCCACCATGATGCTCCTCGACGAACCCTTTGCGGGAGTGGATAAACGCTCCGAGGCCACCATCACCAGACTGCTGCGCGAACTCGCGTCTGACGGCTGCACCATCCTGATCTCCACCCACGACCTCCATGCCCTTCCGCAGCTGTGCGACGAAGCCGTGCTGCTGATGCGCCGGGTGCTGATGCACGGCGCCCCGGAGGTGGTACTTCAGCCGGAAAACCTGGCCATGGCATTTGGCCTGGACGTCCTGAACCGGGACCTCCCGGAGGAGAAGGCCGCGAAGCACCAGCGCACCGGGCACGCCCGCGCCGAGAGCAGGGGCTGA
- a CDS encoding metal ABC transporter permease yields MDLLEMLLEPLSYDFMVRAIVTTALAAIVCAVLSCWLVLIGWSLMGDAVSHAVLPGVVLAYIVGAPFALGALVFALIAVTLIGVVRNTSRVKEDAAIGIVFSSLFALGLVLISVTPSQTDLNHIIFGNLLGVSIPDLIQVLVLGVVAFAILILKRRDLTLYAFDPTHAHAIGLSPKRLGALLLGLLALTSVVALQTVGVVLVVAMLIIPGATAYLLTDRFSRMLVIAPAISAVCSIAGIYLSYYLDTASGAMVVLTQGAVFAVVYLFSPRQGLIGTRLAKARRKKATALAI; encoded by the coding sequence ATGGACCTGCTGGAAATGCTGCTCGAACCGCTGAGCTACGACTTCATGGTGCGTGCCATCGTGACCACCGCGCTCGCTGCTATCGTGTGCGCGGTGCTGAGCTGCTGGCTTGTGCTGATCGGCTGGTCCCTGATGGGCGACGCCGTCTCGCACGCCGTGCTGCCCGGCGTGGTGCTGGCCTACATCGTGGGCGCCCCGTTTGCGCTGGGCGCTCTGGTGTTCGCCCTGATCGCCGTGACGCTGATCGGGGTGGTCCGCAATACCAGCCGGGTGAAGGAGGACGCCGCCATCGGCATTGTGTTCTCCTCGCTTTTTGCCCTGGGCCTGGTGCTGATCTCGGTCACGCCAAGCCAGACAGACCTCAACCACATCATCTTCGGCAACCTCCTGGGCGTCAGCATTCCGGACCTCATCCAGGTGCTGGTGCTGGGCGTGGTGGCCTTCGCCATCCTCATCCTGAAGCGCCGCGACCTCACCCTCTACGCGTTTGACCCCACGCACGCGCACGCCATCGGGCTCTCCCCGAAACGGCTGGGCGCGCTGCTCCTGGGGCTGCTGGCCCTGACATCGGTGGTGGCGCTGCAGACCGTGGGCGTGGTGCTGGTGGTAGCCATGCTGATCATCCCCGGCGCCACGGCGTACCTGCTGACTGACCGCTTCTCCCGCATGCTGGTGATCGCCCCCGCCATCTCCGCTGTCTGCTCCATCGCCGGCATCTACCTCAGCTATTACCTGGACACCGCCTCAGGGGCCATGGTGGTGCTCACCCAGGGTGCGGTGTTCGCCGTCGTCTATCTCTTCAGCCCCCGGCAGGGGCTGATTGGCACTCGGCTGGCGAAGGCCCGCCGGAAGAAGGCAACGGCTCTCGCCATTTAG
- a CDS encoding ABC-F family ATP-binding cassette domain-containing protein, with protein sequence MTEHLNLSGVSHGYGDRQLLDSISLVITSGEHVAIVGENGAGKSTLLRIMAGLESPNDGTVASHGRVGYLAQAHGLPESFTVGAAVDASLASLRAIEAELDRLETGLADAEAEELEAYGRLQTEYQLREGYAAESRVEAALDRLGLGGLDRSRMLGSLSGGEQERVALACVLADPADILLLDEPTNHLDARGTAWLEDRLAAHRGTVVVVSHDRVLLRKVASTVIEVDAERRTVTRYGSGYEGYLREKAAERRRWVQEYQAWLDAMAAEKLQAGTVAGKMGYARQRDGDKMGFDFKAGTWQKAASSKVRNAQERLRRLEASPVDRPPVPLRLAAELAVDSGPVAPVLEACGVVVPGRLGPTDFRADAGEKILITGPNGAGKSTLLSVLAGTLEPEQGSVTRPARVGYLQQELELPQRPSLRLLPAFAAGLGGNIDEHAEALLRLGLFRTSEFHVPVGGLSAGQQRRLALARLLLGGYGTLIVDEPTNHLAPVLVEQLEEALAGFAGTVVMVSHDRALREWFARCARASDKARTDDVGRWVRYSMENGALTGA encoded by the coding sequence ATGACTGAACACCTGAACCTTTCGGGCGTTTCCCACGGCTACGGCGACCGCCAGCTGCTGGACAGTATCAGCCTGGTCATCACCTCCGGCGAACATGTGGCCATCGTGGGCGAAAACGGCGCTGGCAAATCCACGCTGCTCCGGATCATGGCCGGCCTTGAGTCACCGAATGACGGCACCGTCGCCAGTCATGGCCGTGTGGGCTACCTGGCGCAGGCCCATGGACTGCCGGAGTCTTTCACCGTGGGGGCCGCCGTCGACGCCTCACTGGCATCGCTGCGCGCCATCGAGGCGGAGCTTGACCGGCTGGAAACCGGCCTGGCGGACGCTGAAGCCGAAGAGCTCGAAGCCTACGGCAGGCTGCAGACCGAGTACCAGCTGCGTGAAGGGTACGCGGCGGAGTCCCGGGTGGAGGCCGCGCTGGACCGGCTGGGCCTGGGCGGGCTGGACCGCAGCCGCATGCTGGGCTCGCTCTCCGGCGGGGAACAGGAACGCGTGGCACTGGCCTGCGTCCTGGCTGATCCCGCGGACATCCTGCTGCTGGACGAACCCACCAACCACCTGGATGCCCGCGGAACCGCTTGGCTGGAGGACCGGCTCGCCGCCCACCGAGGCACCGTGGTGGTGGTCTCCCATGACCGCGTGCTCCTGCGGAAGGTCGCCAGTACCGTGATCGAGGTTGATGCCGAGCGCCGCACCGTCACCCGCTACGGCAGTGGTTACGAGGGCTACCTTCGGGAGAAGGCCGCCGAACGCCGTCGCTGGGTCCAGGAGTACCAGGCCTGGCTGGATGCGATGGCTGCTGAAAAGCTCCAGGCAGGCACCGTGGCGGGAAAAATGGGGTACGCCCGCCAACGGGACGGGGACAAGATGGGCTTCGATTTCAAGGCCGGCACGTGGCAGAAGGCGGCCAGCAGCAAGGTCCGCAACGCTCAGGAACGCCTGCGCCGGCTCGAGGCCAGCCCTGTCGACCGGCCCCCGGTGCCGTTGCGGCTCGCCGCGGAGCTCGCCGTGGACTCCGGGCCCGTCGCCCCCGTCCTGGAGGCCTGTGGCGTGGTGGTTCCGGGGCGCCTGGGGCCGACGGATTTCCGCGCCGATGCCGGGGAGAAGATCCTGATCACAGGGCCTAACGGTGCGGGCAAGTCCACGCTGCTCTCCGTGCTCGCCGGCACACTGGAGCCGGAGCAGGGGAGCGTGACCAGGCCAGCGCGGGTCGGCTACCTGCAGCAGGAACTGGAACTGCCGCAGCGGCCCAGTCTCCGCCTGCTCCCCGCGTTCGCCGCGGGCCTGGGCGGCAACATCGACGAGCACGCTGAGGCGCTCCTGCGTCTGGGACTCTTCCGCACCAGCGAGTTCCATGTTCCGGTGGGAGGTCTGTCCGCGGGCCAGCAGCGCCGGCTTGCCCTGGCCCGGCTCCTGCTGGGCGGCTACGGCACCCTGATCGTTGATGAGCCCACCAACCACCTGGCGCCGGTCCTGGTGGAGCAGCTCGAGGAGGCGCTCGCCGGTTTCGCCGGGACGGTGGTCATGGTCAGCCACGACCGCGCGCTGCGCGAGTGGTTCGCGAGGTGCGCGCGGGCGAGCGACAAAGCGAGGACGGACGACGTCGGACGCTGGGTCAGGTACTCGATGGAGAACGGCGCGCTCACGGGAGCCTGA